From a single Nicotiana tomentosiformis chromosome 2, ASM39032v3, whole genome shotgun sequence genomic region:
- the LOC138904856 gene encoding uncharacterized protein, whose amino-acid sequence MAILDENERSNDLEADLPTGNGQSSVDLSSPLYMHPSDNPGAMLVSVPFNGVGYRSWRRSVLRALSMKNKVGFINGECKKPDPDSQKLRLWERCDDMVTSWILNSLSKEIADSVEYKEINDLSQGSLDITGYYTKMKKLWEELSNLSAKNQCTCHCTCGAKETFSLLVQEEKQREVKPNNQFALESTSLNVNTFKQNSYRTNYSPSNNYNGTNKSRPMCEYCKRPGHTKD is encoded by the exons ATGGCGATTTTAGATGAAAACGAACGATCTAATGATTTAGAAGCTGATTTACCGACTGGGAATGGTCAATCCAGTGTGGATCTGAGTAGTCCTTTGTATATGCACCCCTCAGACAATCCCGGTGCAATGTTAGTATCAGTTCCTTTTAATGGTGTTGGATATAGATCATGGAGGAGAAGTGTGTTGCGTGCACTTTCTATGAAGAACAAGGTAGGTTTTATCAATGGAGAATGTAAGAAGCCAGATCCAGATTCTCAAAAACTTCGATTGTGGGAGAGATGTGATGATATGGTAACATCATGGATTCTGAATTCATTATCTAAGGAAATTGCAGATAGCGTGGAATAT AAGGAGATTAATGATCTTTCCCAAGGATCTCTTGACATCACAGGGTACTATACTAAGATGAAGAAATTGTGGGAAGAACTAAGTAACCTAAGCGCTAAGAATCAATGCACTTGTCATTGCACATGTGGAGCAAAAGAGA CTTTTTCACTACTGGTTCAAGAAGAAAAACAGAGGGAAGTTAAACCTAATAATCAGTTTGCCTTAGAATCAACTTCTCTGAATGTGAACACTTTCAAGCAGAACAGTTATAGAACAAATTACTCTCCTAGCAATAATTACAATGGTACAAACAAGTCAAGACCAATGTGTGAGTATTGTAAGAGGCCGGGACACACTAAGGATTAG